In Rhodopirellula islandica, one DNA window encodes the following:
- a CDS encoding DUF2726 domain-containing protein: MDNNPERSGCLGFFLKLLGIGPGAGSGKGRNDLPYRLRDNFLSAAELAFYRVLEQAVGETYSINNKVRLWDVLCVPRREDSRTYENKISSKHIDFLLCDPSTMQPILAIELDDASHNRKDRQERDAFLDQALTAAGLAILHIKAARTYSIAEVGHQIASVLPETASNMSAPPPLQAESSEPSCLKCHTAMVQRKASKGAHAGKRFWACTNYPKCREIIGID, translated from the coding sequence ATGGACAATAATCCAGAGCGAAGTGGCTGTCTCGGTTTCTTTCTGAAACTGTTGGGCATCGGTCCTGGTGCCGGATCGGGAAAAGGACGGAACGACCTCCCGTACCGTCTACGCGACAACTTCCTGTCGGCCGCCGAGTTGGCGTTCTACCGCGTCCTTGAGCAAGCGGTCGGGGAAACCTACTCGATCAACAACAAGGTGCGACTGTGGGACGTGTTGTGCGTCCCGCGACGAGAAGACAGCCGCACGTACGAAAACAAGATCAGCAGCAAGCACATCGACTTCCTGCTTTGCGACCCCAGCACGATGCAGCCGATCCTCGCGATCGAGCTCGACGACGCCAGCCACAACCGCAAAGACCGGCAAGAACGCGACGCCTTCCTCGACCAAGCCCTCACCGCCGCCGGCCTGGCCATCCTGCACATCAAAGCCGCTCGCACCTATTCAATCGCCGAAGTTGGGCACCAAATCGCGAGCGTTCTTCCCGAAACCGCATCCAACATGTCAGCCCCACCGCCATTGCAAGCGGAATCAAGCGAACCCTCCTGCCTAAAATGCCACACCGCAATGGTCCAACGCAAAGCATCGAAAGGCGCACACGCTGGCAAACGCTTCTGGGCCTGCACCAACTACCCGAAGTGCCGCGAAATCATTGGAATTGATTGA
- a CDS encoding IS630 family transposase → MRRYPSRPATVIARLRARTGKSIGRDTLRRYAKRFPLSWKRFRRSLRKKRDEKAFRLAQDELAELLKEPELDVVYFDEAGFSLKGVVPYGWLPVGKRRDVPVTGAHGSNVQAIGFEHQDGHTQTYLHKGYVSTDTVIQIMDDFCETIEQTTVVVLDNASCHTSHAFKACVERWAARGLLVYHLPPYSPELNSIERLWKKLKYQLMPAEAWEKFSTLLNTLTSKLCDIGEVIFMPSLESCAQ, encoded by the coding sequence TTGAGACGATATCCTTCCCGGCCAGCGACCGTCATCGCTCGCTTGCGGGCGAGAACGGGCAAGTCGATTGGACGAGACACACTACGACGATACGCCAAACGGTTTCCCTTGAGTTGGAAGCGTTTTCGTCGCAGCCTACGCAAAAAACGGGACGAAAAGGCGTTTCGACTGGCTCAAGATGAACTTGCCGAGTTGCTCAAAGAACCGGAACTCGATGTTGTGTACTTCGACGAGGCGGGATTTTCGCTCAAGGGCGTCGTCCCCTACGGATGGCTTCCAGTAGGCAAGCGGAGGGATGTGCCCGTGACCGGTGCTCACGGATCGAATGTTCAAGCCATCGGATTTGAGCATCAAGATGGTCACACTCAAACTTACCTTCACAAGGGCTATGTCTCGACTGATACGGTGATCCAAATCATGGATGACTTCTGTGAGACGATCGAGCAGACGACCGTCGTGGTGCTCGACAATGCTTCGTGCCATACGAGTCACGCTTTCAAAGCCTGTGTGGAGCGCTGGGCGGCTCGTGGTCTGCTGGTCTACCATCTTCCACCCTACAGTCCCGAGCTAAATTCGATTGAACGACTCTGGAAGAAACTGAAATACCAATTGATGCCCGCCGAGGCCTGGGAGAAGTTCTCAACGTTACTCAATACTTTGACGAGCAAGCTCTGCGACATTGGCGAAGTCATCTTCATGCCGTCATTGGAGAGTTGTGCCCAATGA
- a CDS encoding helix-turn-helix domain-containing protein, whose product MSITNFSELPNDAFRAVLRITPEQRDFIHKYMECSDEVQSVVRSMFAVIESEDTTDDDRHRAFATIADALHLNPQEGHGLDFRKSQTEIATKHPDPAWRPIIADRQKQMDSQEATFADRVKTLLQQKNITQEELAERIDCTQSAVSKMLSRKSRPQRKTILKMATALNVEPTALWPDLEVASILDTTAEFASDRQLTAAQAEALDKALSRSPTRVKTRELPSRPGR is encoded by the coding sequence ATGTCGATAACCAACTTTAGCGAACTACCAAACGACGCTTTTCGCGCGGTGCTGCGAATCACCCCAGAGCAACGCGACTTCATTCACAAGTACATGGAATGCAGTGACGAGGTGCAATCGGTTGTTCGTTCGATGTTCGCGGTCATTGAAAGTGAGGACACGACGGACGACGATCGGCATCGTGCTTTTGCGACCATCGCAGACGCTTTGCATCTGAACCCACAAGAGGGCCACGGTCTCGACTTCCGAAAATCGCAGACCGAGATCGCGACGAAACACCCCGATCCTGCTTGGCGACCAATCATTGCCGATCGCCAGAAACAAATGGATTCTCAGGAAGCCACGTTTGCCGATCGTGTCAAAACGCTTTTACAACAAAAAAACATCACTCAAGAAGAACTTGCGGAGCGTATCGACTGCACTCAATCGGCGGTCTCCAAAATGCTTAGTCGTAAATCGCGACCGCAACGAAAGACAATCCTCAAAATGGCAACTGCACTCAACGTCGAACCTACCGCACTGTGGCCAGACCTCGAAGTCGCTTCGATCCTCGACACGACTGCTGAGTTCGCGAGTGATCGACAACTCACCGCCGCTCAAGCCGAAGCGTTAGACAAAGCTCTTTCGCGATCGCCCACGCGGGTCAAGACGCGTGAACTGCCTTCCCGGCCAGGGCGATAG
- a CDS encoding DEAD/DEAH box helicase family protein produces MAKKRKAKKKPVVPFPYKLILNQWLLSRFGVDSLEKLAEYLKNEALEGLDENNVHHLHHALTEQLFNLTEMTTETLLEYDQNIVRHTLQLNEPRITRGDEPLVWKYFQYLSLLFTEIYLDEYFRDPEGLRRSINAQVAKYNEDKDDPDKITPLDESVEAWPQLNKLAFWMATGSGKTLLMHANILQFQFYLDKHGHRRDLNRILLLTPNEGLSQQHKKEFDAAGIYSAMFSKDSKPLFEGKAIEIIEMTRLRDEMGDKTVAIDAFEGNNLVLVDEGHRGASGGADGTWMRARNALCEKGFSFEYSATFQQAITGNADLTDLYAKNILFNYSYRYFYGDGFGKDYQILNLDDQTQENHLELYLTACLLTFFQQQRLFKENGEHFRPFNIEKPLWIFVGGSVTKTLAKQDASDIVEILKFLSRFVSQRSESVKRIERVLNQGLVTTDKKNLFSGRFAYLNTLGLTPKQIFDEVLATLFNASGGGQLYVENLKGATGEVALRIGAENEPFGVINVGDDAKLVKLCEQHDLQTGELEFSGSLFHQINDDDSTVNVLIGSKKFTEGWSSWRVSTMGLMNVGQGEGAQIIQLFGRGVRLKGYDMSLKRSNKTQLPDGVERPKHISTLETLGIFGIRADYMAEFRKHLKEEGLPTNEERVEFLLPVIKNLGTVPLKTIRLQKKINGVSTEFGDAFRKLGPIPTVAAPDPSTDKDTEYLQKNQVVVNWYPKIKAIKSEGVKGGDADEQPNRTHFQKGHTAFLDVDKLYFELERFKAERGWFNLNLTRDGIVELLADSSWYELLIPPEELAFDSFEKVKLWQEIALSLLRKYTERYYTFRKRQWEMPYLEYQELGHSDPNMLGIGESEDDDYYRIMLDESQVEIIAKLKELKKVIKSGKMKDLDFAGLKTLWFGRHLYQPLLCLKEKIVEISPTPLNKGERRFIEDLSAFHTTEEAKSKGFFNGKELYLLRNLSRGKGVGFFEAGNFHPDFILWLLVGKKQHIIFVDPKGIRQIGVTDPKVQFFDTIKEIETRLGDKNTHLHSFLVSGTASHVMRGMWGLEKSQMEERNIVFQEEDKDTYIEQMLCTAVANTRTQLAST; encoded by the coding sequence ATGGCCAAAAAACGCAAAGCAAAGAAGAAGCCAGTCGTTCCGTTCCCCTACAAGCTCATCCTGAACCAGTGGCTGTTATCACGCTTCGGTGTCGACTCGCTGGAGAAACTGGCCGAGTACCTGAAGAACGAAGCTCTGGAAGGGCTGGACGAAAACAACGTCCATCATCTCCATCACGCGTTGACCGAACAGTTGTTCAACCTGACGGAGATGACGACCGAAACGCTGCTGGAATACGACCAAAACATCGTTCGGCACACACTGCAACTGAACGAACCACGAATCACTCGTGGCGACGAACCGTTAGTGTGGAAGTACTTTCAGTATCTCTCGCTGTTGTTTACGGAAATCTATCTGGACGAGTATTTCCGCGATCCCGAGGGACTGCGCCGCAGCATCAATGCGCAGGTCGCAAAGTACAACGAGGACAAAGATGATCCGGACAAGATCACTCCGCTCGATGAATCGGTCGAGGCTTGGCCGCAACTGAACAAGCTGGCGTTCTGGATGGCCACCGGTAGCGGTAAGACGTTGCTGATGCACGCGAACATTTTGCAGTTTCAGTTTTACCTGGACAAACACGGTCACCGGCGTGATTTGAATCGGATCTTGTTGCTAACGCCCAATGAAGGATTGAGCCAGCAGCACAAGAAGGAGTTTGACGCGGCCGGCATCTACTCTGCGATGTTCTCCAAGGACAGCAAACCGCTGTTTGAAGGCAAGGCGATCGAGATCATCGAGATGACTCGATTACGTGACGAGATGGGTGACAAAACGGTCGCCATCGACGCGTTTGAAGGCAACAACTTGGTGCTGGTCGATGAAGGCCACCGAGGGGCCAGTGGCGGCGCGGATGGGACGTGGATGCGGGCACGTAATGCGTTGTGCGAGAAAGGGTTTTCGTTCGAGTATTCGGCGACGTTCCAGCAAGCGATCACGGGCAACGCTGATCTGACGGACCTATACGCCAAGAACATACTGTTCAATTATTCGTACCGCTATTTCTACGGCGACGGGTTCGGCAAGGATTATCAAATCCTGAACCTGGACGATCAAACGCAAGAAAACCACCTGGAACTGTATTTGACAGCTTGCTTGCTGACCTTCTTTCAACAGCAACGATTGTTCAAGGAGAACGGCGAGCATTTTCGACCGTTTAACATCGAGAAACCGCTTTGGATCTTTGTCGGCGGCAGCGTGACCAAGACGCTCGCGAAGCAAGACGCGTCGGACATTGTCGAGATCTTGAAATTTTTGTCTCGTTTCGTGTCGCAGCGGAGTGAAAGCGTCAAGCGTATCGAACGAGTGTTGAATCAGGGTTTGGTGACGACGGATAAGAAGAATCTGTTCTCAGGGCGATTCGCCTACCTGAACACGCTTGGTTTGACGCCCAAGCAGATATTTGACGAAGTTCTCGCCACGCTGTTCAACGCTTCCGGGGGTGGTCAGCTTTACGTCGAGAACCTGAAAGGCGCGACCGGCGAAGTCGCATTGCGAATTGGTGCCGAGAATGAACCATTCGGCGTCATCAACGTGGGCGATGATGCCAAGTTGGTCAAATTGTGCGAACAACACGATCTGCAAACCGGTGAATTGGAGTTCTCCGGATCGCTGTTCCACCAGATCAATGACGACGATTCGACGGTCAACGTGCTGATCGGATCAAAGAAGTTCACCGAGGGGTGGAGTAGCTGGCGTGTGAGCACGATGGGCTTGATGAATGTCGGCCAGGGCGAGGGCGCTCAGATCATCCAGTTATTCGGACGCGGTGTGCGGTTGAAGGGCTACGACATGAGCCTGAAACGCAGCAATAAAACGCAACTGCCCGATGGCGTTGAGCGCCCCAAGCACATCTCGACCCTGGAAACGCTAGGCATCTTCGGCATCCGCGCCGACTACATGGCCGAGTTCCGCAAGCACCTGAAGGAAGAGGGACTGCCAACGAACGAGGAACGAGTGGAGTTTCTGTTGCCGGTGATCAAAAACCTGGGCACGGTACCGCTAAAGACCATCCGCTTGCAAAAGAAGATCAACGGCGTCAGTACCGAATTCGGTGACGCGTTCCGCAAGCTCGGGCCGATCCCCACCGTGGCGGCACCCGATCCGAGTACTGATAAAGACACCGAGTACTTGCAAAAGAACCAGGTGGTCGTGAACTGGTATCCAAAGATCAAGGCGATCAAGTCCGAAGGCGTCAAAGGCGGCGATGCGGACGAGCAACCCAATCGCACACATTTCCAAAAGGGACACACAGCGTTCTTGGACGTCGACAAGCTGTACTTCGAGCTAGAGCGTTTTAAGGCCGAACGTGGTTGGTTCAACTTAAACCTCACACGAGACGGCATTGTCGAACTGCTGGCTGATTCTTCGTGGTATGAGTTGTTGATTCCACCAGAAGAACTGGCATTCGATTCGTTTGAAAAGGTCAAGTTGTGGCAAGAGATCGCGCTGTCGCTTTTGCGAAAGTACACCGAGCGTTATTACACGTTCCGCAAACGCCAATGGGAAATGCCGTACTTGGAATACCAAGAACTTGGACATAGCGATCCAAATATGCTTGGCATCGGTGAATCTGAGGATGACGACTATTACCGGATCATGCTGGATGAATCGCAAGTCGAAATCATCGCCAAGTTGAAAGAGCTGAAGAAGGTTATCAAGAGCGGCAAGATGAAGGATCTCGACTTCGCCGGTTTGAAGACGCTCTGGTTTGGCCGGCACCTGTACCAGCCGCTGCTGTGCCTGAAAGAGAAGATCGTCGAGATCAGCCCCACGCCACTGAACAAGGGCGAGCGGAGATTCATCGAAGACTTGTCCGCATTTCACACGACCGAAGAAGCCAAGTCGAAGGGTTTTTTCAACGGCAAGGAACTGTACCTGCTGCGGAACCTAAGCCGCGGCAAGGGCGTCGGCTTCTTCGAGGCCGGCAACTTCCACCCGGACTTCATCCTGTGGCTCTTGGTCGGCAAAAAGCAACACATCATCTTCGTCGACCCCAAGGGCATCCGTCAGATCGGCGTCACCGATCCAAAGGTGCAGTTCTTCGACACGATCAAAGAAATCGAAACCCGTCTGGGCGACAAGAACACGCACTTGCATTCGTTCCTCGTCTCCGGCACCGCCTCTCACGTCATGCGAGGAATGTGGGGTTTAGAAAAATCCCAGATGGAAGAGCGAAACATTGTTTTCCAAGAGGAAGACAAAGACACGTACATCGAACAGATGCTTTGCACTGCGGTTGCGAATACACGCACCCAGCTTGCATCGACGTAG
- a CDS encoding SIR2 family NAD-dependent protein deacylase — MAQDAVARAKLDATELDILQNLIKNEDFPEVFERLVEPAGGMKALCDEISASFSPGSGFGDAYRFITKWPIRCYLTTNYEDEIARHLDEVGVHFTTLLNSQADFAQVIASTQNRIVKIHGDLTTPEDIVLTTSQYSEFSSGGARQYFRSKLTSILQMVPVLVVGHSMADRDLQFILELAKESASATNPIFMIVADADRGQSEKLLKQYNIRIISYSNADGDHRNLAKLLRQIDRFVVPRSGSRRVPLDFPDSRESETAVSLYVHSSLGFGGHEGMLQRAIQPQVLSVVVSEPSGIEIGEIPSHLLPVEIQKLSTFDAELQASVNELVSMQQVVEDKGIVEATDSGRAELAIMQGKRSSDEDQFYGALEKRLRRCKDSDDVQVLIQGFKKAIVEVFRKRGLATAEMLFKGNSFEPADMPELFESVFPPAAEVEDFDLRTEYCNAIMDILTDPNEDQQRYLAHLSQGFFAFHMFGLDPTGQEIRKKIAQDTLWILDSNILMPILAKQSSQHEFMVSLVNKLKELGIRFITTPKIAKEIHIAWNWMQQQLRNVPNGGERVALLQTIQSDSYTENPFVDGFINGAVVADWRGLDEYRLSIGFNPTSGFIDALERLGVAIVEVDAVDPSVDSNEIQLLSDEIYSKREDAGTLRAGATQTTAEAEVIYLIRHLRTEKTFRGEAVSEAFFVSTSRLLDHMYQKTDGLITWYPDSLHNHLSYLHGGAIDPEAAFDAITTSFYAAGVSVVDKGVYQRYFAPAVSEASATLGKEIDNYAAAVSSTVAEVQQDKERVQSQFARLPELEKPMFVEQLGWEAARRNEQRANAAEAAKQESDRLRKIEIENIKNQYDRKGSERARHEAGRQKNLSNPKHQRKLERQKKKRKKKR; from the coding sequence ATGGCACAAGACGCCGTTGCTCGAGCAAAGCTCGATGCAACTGAATTGGATATTCTCCAGAATTTGATAAAGAATGAGGATTTCCCAGAAGTGTTCGAGCGATTGGTCGAACCCGCTGGCGGGATGAAAGCTCTCTGCGATGAGATATCAGCATCATTTAGTCCAGGTTCTGGCTTCGGCGATGCCTATCGCTTCATAACGAAATGGCCAATTCGTTGTTACCTGACTACGAACTACGAGGATGAGATTGCCAGGCATCTCGATGAAGTTGGTGTTCACTTCACAACACTGTTGAACTCGCAAGCCGATTTCGCTCAAGTAATAGCAAGCACACAGAATCGGATCGTTAAGATTCATGGCGATCTAACAACGCCGGAAGACATCGTGCTCACAACAAGCCAATATTCTGAATTCAGCTCGGGAGGTGCGCGACAGTATTTCCGGTCTAAGCTAACAAGTATTCTCCAAATGGTCCCCGTGCTTGTTGTAGGTCATAGCATGGCTGATCGTGACCTCCAATTCATTCTCGAGCTTGCCAAGGAGTCTGCATCGGCGACGAACCCAATTTTCATGATCGTTGCCGATGCTGACCGAGGACAATCAGAAAAGCTCTTGAAGCAATACAACATACGAATCATTTCATATTCGAACGCTGACGGTGATCATCGAAACTTGGCCAAGCTGCTTCGACAAATCGACCGTTTTGTCGTTCCGCGGTCTGGCAGTCGGCGAGTTCCGCTCGATTTTCCTGATTCTCGCGAATCTGAAACCGCAGTTTCACTCTACGTGCATTCATCTCTTGGGTTTGGCGGCCATGAGGGAATGCTGCAGCGAGCAATTCAACCTCAAGTCCTGTCCGTAGTTGTGAGCGAGCCTTCCGGCATCGAAATTGGGGAAATTCCATCGCACTTGCTTCCGGTTGAAATCCAAAAACTGTCTACATTCGATGCCGAGCTCCAAGCATCAGTCAACGAGCTAGTGTCAATGCAACAAGTAGTCGAAGACAAAGGAATTGTGGAGGCAACAGACTCCGGCAGAGCTGAACTCGCGATTATGCAGGGCAAACGCAGCTCCGACGAAGATCAGTTTTACGGAGCACTTGAAAAAAGGCTTCGCAGATGCAAGGACAGCGACGATGTTCAAGTCCTTATCCAGGGATTCAAGAAGGCGATCGTTGAAGTTTTTCGAAAGCGAGGTCTCGCGACTGCTGAGATGCTCTTTAAAGGTAATTCCTTTGAGCCAGCCGATATGCCGGAGCTCTTCGAGTCCGTTTTCCCACCAGCGGCTGAAGTTGAGGATTTTGATCTTCGAACAGAATATTGCAACGCAATCATGGATATCCTCACGGATCCAAACGAAGACCAACAGCGATATCTCGCTCATTTAAGTCAAGGTTTCTTCGCGTTCCACATGTTTGGACTTGATCCAACTGGCCAAGAAATTCGCAAAAAGATCGCGCAAGACACTTTGTGGATTCTGGACTCCAACATTCTCATGCCTATTCTCGCTAAGCAATCATCGCAACATGAGTTCATGGTTTCGCTTGTCAATAAGCTGAAAGAGCTTGGGATTCGATTCATAACAACGCCCAAGATCGCAAAGGAGATACATATCGCATGGAATTGGATGCAGCAACAACTACGCAATGTGCCAAATGGCGGAGAGCGAGTGGCTTTGCTACAGACGATTCAAAGTGATTCTTATACTGAAAATCCGTTTGTCGATGGCTTTATCAACGGTGCGGTCGTTGCGGATTGGCGTGGGCTAGATGAGTACCGGTTGAGTATCGGCTTTAATCCAACGTCGGGTTTCATAGACGCACTTGAGAGATTAGGAGTCGCGATAGTTGAAGTCGATGCAGTTGACCCAAGCGTTGACTCGAATGAAATCCAGTTACTGAGCGACGAGATTTATTCAAAACGAGAGGATGCTGGCACTCTTCGAGCCGGTGCGACGCAGACAACAGCCGAAGCTGAGGTCATCTACCTGATTCGACATTTGCGAACAGAAAAGACTTTTCGTGGCGAAGCGGTTAGTGAGGCATTTTTTGTCAGTACCAGCAGATTGTTGGATCACATGTACCAAAAAACAGATGGTTTGATCACGTGGTATCCCGACAGTCTTCATAACCATTTGAGCTACCTGCATGGCGGTGCGATTGATCCCGAAGCGGCGTTCGACGCCATTACTACAAGCTTTTATGCCGCGGGTGTTTCCGTAGTCGACAAGGGGGTGTACCAACGTTACTTCGCCCCTGCAGTTTCAGAAGCAAGTGCAACCCTGGGCAAGGAAATCGACAACTATGCGGCGGCCGTGTCATCCACAGTAGCAGAGGTTCAGCAAGACAAAGAACGGGTTCAGAGTCAATTCGCACGGCTGCCTGAACTCGAGAAACCAATGTTTGTCGAACAATTGGGATGGGAAGCTGCACGTCGAAACGAGCAACGTGCGAATGCCGCAGAGGCCGCAAAGCAGGAATCCGACCGACTTCGAAAAATCGAAATTGAAAATATCAAGAATCAATATGATCGAAAAGGTTCCGAGAGAGCCAGGCATGAAGCAGGAAGGCAAAAGAATCTTTCAAATCCAAAGCATCAACGTAAGCTTGAGCGACAAAAAAAGAAGCGAAAAAAGAAACGCTAA
- a CDS encoding cyclic-phosphate processing receiver domain-containing protein: MKVYLDDERTTPDGWHRVYWPDEAIALLKTGIVTDLSLDHDLGDDDRGTGYDVVLWIE, encoded by the coding sequence ATGAAAGTCTACCTCGACGATGAACGTACGACGCCTGATGGTTGGCATCGCGTGTATTGGCCCGATGAAGCGATCGCGTTGTTGAAAACCGGGATCGTTACCGATCTCAGCCTGGATCACGATCTTGGCGATGACGATCGCGGCACGGGATACGACGTTGTCCTTTGGATCGAATAA
- a CDS encoding helix-turn-helix domain-containing protein, whose product MARPASVFAKIQSNQQRSELAALWKENPHHHTRMRAHAIILSDDQYEIEQIVEIFGVKRDTVRDWIRRFEQGGVDALRDEDRPGGPRKLNEEEE is encoded by the coding sequence ATGGCACGGCCTGCAAGCGTATTCGCAAAGATTCAGTCCAATCAACAACGCAGCGAATTGGCTGCTCTCTGGAAAGAGAACCCGCATCACCACACCCGAATGCGCGCTCATGCGATCATCCTCAGTGACGATCAATACGAAATTGAGCAGATCGTTGAAATCTTTGGAGTCAAACGGGATACGGTTCGTGATTGGATTCGACGATTTGAGCAGGGCGGCGTCGATGCACTTCGGGACGAAGATCGTCCGGGTGGCCCGAGGAAACTCAATGAAGAAGAGGAGTAA
- a CDS encoding GNAT family N-acetyltransferase, translating to MLFADEFTRNDPPFLANLHCGDEAWSRAAMEWINGSEVIDSIESQQTKVWVYRNSEADDSIVGFASLTVTGWWRWPPPNGKRSRLLYIPQLGLDHKYRGKPRSPEFRYANQIMEHLLGQAVVAAKQIQEDKPPKKHVELLTLRVHRENAAAQKLYQRYGFEFLPAFDENDHLAMQHRLGLDS from the coding sequence TTGCTTTTTGCAGATGAGTTCACGCGTAACGATCCACCGTTCCTAGCTAATCTGCATTGTGGTGATGAAGCGTGGTCGCGTGCGGCCATGGAGTGGATCAATGGATCGGAAGTCATCGACTCGATCGAGTCACAGCAGACCAAGGTCTGGGTCTATCGCAATAGCGAAGCCGACGATTCGATTGTGGGCTTCGCATCATTAACCGTGACCGGTTGGTGGCGTTGGCCTCCACCAAACGGGAAGCGTTCGCGTCTTCTCTACATTCCACAGCTTGGTTTGGACCACAAGTATCGGGGCAAGCCGCGATCGCCTGAGTTCCGGTATGCCAACCAGATCATGGAACACTTGCTTGGCCAAGCAGTAGTCGCGGCCAAACAAATTCAAGAAGACAAGCCTCCCAAGAAACATGTCGAGTTGTTGACTCTGCGAGTCCATCGGGAGAATGCAGCCGCTCAAAAGCTATACCAACGCTACGGCTTCGAGTTCTTGCCTGCATTCGATGAAAACGACCATCTCGCTATGCAGCACAGGCTGGGGCTCGATTCGTGA